The following are encoded together in the Triticum dicoccoides isolate Atlit2015 ecotype Zavitan chromosome 6B, WEW_v2.0, whole genome shotgun sequence genome:
- the LOC119322430 gene encoding probable protein phosphatase 2C 14, with protein sequence MVEAAAGRRSGTSPRRPSGGGEHQLPLVAVALATRVVMVTSAPAAGGGVGGGGAAAGGRCLDDLLGCLLGVLRVLGFPWAASPQRQPRPVPPRGAIPSTADGRRFAAELRRIPGRIAGNGACAVASLYTMQGKKGVNQDAMIVWENFCSRDDTIFCGVFDGHGPYGHLVAKRVRDLLPVKLGADMGTDKGRETPASNVEGNTNELGLPVNPERKETTTSVGAEQDREYPEIFTTFRTSFLRAFHIMDGDLKLHKNIDCFFSGTTAVAVLKQGHNLIIGNLGDSRAILGTRNEDGQLIAVQLTVDLKPNIPSEAQRIRQLRGRIFALPEEPEVARVWLPKYNSPGLAMARAFGDFCLKEYGLISMPEVSCHRVTEKDEFIVLATDGVWDVLSNTEVVSIISRATSRASAARFLVESANRAWRTRYPTSKIDDCAVVCLFLNTHEADEPSSSAANNLANALEVSGDKHSTVVQLSTGVSADVVNALVKDTNELSFVDAVAKPVTVSDLTKDGSGTKQSII encoded by the exons ATGGTGGAAGCCGCCGCGGGACGCCGGTCGGGTACCAGCCCTCGGCGGCCTAGCGGCGGAGGGGAGCACCAGCTGCCCCTTGTCGCCGTCGCGCTCGCCACGCGCGTCGTCATGGTCACGTCCGCTCCGGCCGCGGGGGGCGGTGTGGGAGGAGGTGGAGCGGCCGCTGGTGGCCGGTGTCTCGATGACCTTCTCGGCTGCCTGCTCGGCGTGCTCCGCGTGCTTGGCTTCCCGTGGGCCGCGTCCCCTCAGAGGCAGCCGCGCCCAGTGCCGCCACGCGGGGCCATCCCGTCGACAGCGGACGGCCGGCGCTTCGCGGCGGAGCTGAGGCGGATCCCCGGCCGGATTGCTGGCAATGGCGCCTGCGCTGTTGCGTCGCTTTACACGATGCAGGGCAAGAAGGGCGTCAACCAGGACGCGATGATCGTTTGGGAG AACTTCTGTTCAAGAGATGACAccattttttgcggtgtgtttgatggTCATGGACCTTACGGTCATTTGGTTGCTAAGAGAGTGAGAGATCTGCTACCCGTAAAGCTTGGTGCGGATATGGGGACAGATAAGGGTAGAGAGACACCCGCTAGCAACGTGGAAGGCAACACAAATGAATTAGGTTTGCCCGTAAACCCAGAGAGAAAAGAAACCACCACTTCTGTTGGAGCTGAGCAGGATAGGGAATACCCAGAGATATTCACAACATTCAGAACTTCATTCTTGCGGGCTTTTCACATAATGGACGGGGATCTGAAGTTACACAAGAATATCGATTGCTTTTTCAGTGGAACTACAGCAGTGGCAGTGCTCAAACAG GGTCATAATCTTATAATAGGCAACTTGGGAGACTCAAGAGCTATCTTAGGCACTAGAAATGAAGATGGTCAGCTCATTGCTGTCCAGTTGACAGTTGATCTCAAACCTAACATTCCAA GTGAAGCACAACGGATCAGGCAACTCAGGGGCAGAATATTTGCACTTCCTGAGGAGCCAGAGGTTGCTCGTGTTTGGCTGCCAAAGTATAACTCACCTGGATTGGCCATGGCAAGGGCATTTGGAGACTTCTGTCTTAAGGAGTATGGTCTAATTTCTATGCCTGAAGTCTCCTGTCACCGTGTCACAGAGAAGGATGAATTTATTGTGTTGGCGACTGATGGG GTGTGGGATGTGCTGTCAAACACTGAAGTTGTTAGCATCATAAGCAGAGCCACTTCTCGGGCTTCCGCAGCACGCTTCCTGGTTGAATCAGCTAATCGTGCCTGGCGTACTAGGTACCCTACTTCTAAAATTGATGACTGTGCTGTTGTTTGTCTCTTCCTGAATACACATGAAGCAGATGAACCATCTAGTTCTGCAGCCAACAATTTAGCAAATGCTCTAGAAGTTAGTGGTGATAAGCACTCGACAGTTGTCCAACTGAGCACTGGAGTATCTGCCGATGTGGTTAATGCACTTGTGAAAGATACAAATGAGCTATCTTTTGTTGATGCTGTTGCAAAGCCAGTTACTGTCTCAGATTTGACAAAGGATGGTTCAGGCACAAAGCAAAGCATCATTTGA